Proteins found in one Lutimonas zeaxanthinifaciens genomic segment:
- the argB gene encoding acetylglutamate kinase, producing MTKDLTIVKIGGNVINDPDQLISFLRDFSNLEGMKILVHGGGKKATEIADAMGLSPKMAGGRRITDAANLEVVTMVYAGLLNKNIVASLQALNCNALGLSGADANVIRAHKRIVKEIDYGFAGDIDQVDSGMITCFLESGVSPVFSAITHDKNGQLLNTNADTIAAELAKSMSAEYRVDLIYCFEKAGVLQDVENEDSIIEEIDKLTYADLVENGIIADGMLPKLKNCYEALEHGVDKVRIGKPQLIGNKEIRYTTLKL from the coding sequence ATGACAAAGGATTTAACCATTGTAAAAATTGGTGGAAATGTGATTAACGACCCGGATCAGCTCATTTCTTTTCTTCGGGACTTTTCAAATCTCGAAGGGATGAAAATTCTTGTCCATGGCGGTGGTAAAAAGGCAACGGAGATAGCGGACGCTATGGGCTTGTCGCCCAAAATGGCCGGAGGAAGAAGGATTACCGATGCGGCAAATCTGGAAGTAGTTACCATGGTCTATGCCGGACTTTTAAATAAAAACATTGTTGCAAGCCTTCAGGCTCTTAATTGTAATGCCCTTGGTTTAAGTGGTGCTGATGCCAATGTGATCAGGGCGCATAAAAGAATCGTTAAAGAAATTGACTATGGTTTTGCCGGAGATATTGATCAAGTGGATTCGGGGATGATCACCTGCTTTCTGGAATCGGGAGTGAGTCCTGTTTTTTCGGCCATTACCCATGATAAAAATGGGCAGTTGCTTAACACCAACGCAGATACTATTGCTGCAGAACTTGCCAAGTCCATGTCTGCTGAATACAGGGTGGATTTAATATATTGCTTTGAAAAAGCAGGGGTATTGCAAGATGTTGAAAATGAAGATTCAATTATCGAAGAAATAGACAAACTTACCTATGCGGACTTGGTGGAAAATGGTATTATTGCTGATGGAATGCTGCCAAAGCTTAAAAATTGTTATGAAGCCCTGGAACATGGAGTTGATAAAGTAAGAATTGGAAAGCCCCAATTAATAGGTAATAAAGAAATCAGGTATACGACTTTGAAGTTATGA
- a CDS encoding N-acetylornithine carbamoyltransferase, producing MNYLSIKDIDSLENWVKEARDLKQDPLKYKQLGSDKTIGLLFFNPSLRTRLSTQKAAQQLGMNCMVMNFDKEGWALEYGNGIIMDQGKSEHVKEAAQVISQFCDIIAIRAFAGLEDKELDKAEVVLSGFVKYASVPIVNMESSVGHPLQALADAITLEEDSVRIKNKKPKVVLSWAPHPKALPHAVANSFIEMMQRQDAEFVITHPEGYELDPEIVGESTVEYDQNKAFKGADYIYTKNWSSFREYGKVTSKDASWTISEEKMALTNKGRFMHCLPVRRNVVVNDEVLESGHSLVIQQADNRTYAAQIVLKKILETL from the coding sequence ATGAATTACTTATCAATAAAGGACATAGATTCACTGGAAAACTGGGTTAAGGAAGCCAGAGACCTGAAACAGGATCCCTTGAAATACAAGCAGCTAGGGTCTGATAAAACCATAGGCCTGTTGTTCTTTAACCCTAGTTTAAGAACGAGATTAAGCACACAAAAGGCAGCACAGCAATTAGGTATGAATTGTATGGTGATGAACTTTGATAAAGAAGGCTGGGCCCTGGAATACGGTAATGGCATTATCATGGACCAGGGGAAATCAGAGCATGTCAAAGAAGCAGCACAGGTTATTTCTCAATTTTGCGATATCATTGCCATCAGAGCTTTTGCCGGTTTGGAAGACAAAGAACTCGATAAGGCAGAAGTGGTATTGAGCGGTTTTGTAAAATACGCCTCAGTACCCATTGTAAATATGGAGAGCTCGGTAGGACATCCCCTGCAGGCCCTCGCAGATGCGATAACACTCGAGGAAGACAGCGTCCGGATAAAGAATAAAAAACCAAAAGTGGTGTTATCCTGGGCACCGCATCCTAAAGCACTTCCTCATGCTGTTGCGAATTCTTTTATTGAAATGATGCAAAGACAGGATGCGGAATTTGTGATTACTCATCCCGAGGGTTACGAACTTGACCCCGAAATAGTTGGTGAAAGTACCGTTGAATATGATCAGAATAAAGCTTTTAAAGGAGCCGATTATATTTACACTAAAAACTGGAGTTCTTTCAGGGAATATGGCAAAGTAACCTCAAAAGATGCTTCCTGGACAATTAGTGAAGAAAAAATGGCTTTAACAAATAAGGGCAGATTTATGCATTGTTTACCGGTAAGGAGAAATGTTGTCGTCAATGATGAGGTATTGGAAAGCGGACACTCTTTGGTTATTCAACAGGCTGATAACCGAACCTATGCCGCACAGATTGTTTTAAAGAAAATATTGGAAACCCTATAA
- the proB gene encoding glutamate 5-kinase — translation MYTEMGKSGKIRVLLKIGTNTLTKETSQISRGKIEDIGRQISELQDRYEFIIVSSGAIAVAKQFVKLESSGMEINVKQALAAIGQPHLMRIFQENFRELGLLTSQCLLSYADFEREKSRKNIVNTLNVLLENNYIPIINENDTVATDEIQFGDNDKLAALTAGLIKADLVIIATNTDGIYTKESIGIGRKKTIISVNDLASLRNEITDGKSSQGTGGMLSKIEAAEILREKKIDTWILNGIGDNFMINAINDSIPFTKILNKTE, via the coding sequence ATGTATACGGAAATGGGCAAATCAGGTAAAATAAGGGTTCTTCTTAAGATTGGTACAAATACACTGACCAAGGAAACTTCGCAGATCTCAAGAGGAAAAATTGAAGATATTGGAAGGCAGATTTCTGAATTACAGGATAGATATGAATTCATCATTGTAAGTTCAGGGGCCATAGCTGTGGCAAAACAGTTTGTTAAGCTGGAGTCAAGTGGAATGGAAATCAATGTAAAACAAGCTCTGGCAGCAATCGGTCAACCACACCTGATGCGGATTTTTCAGGAAAACTTCCGTGAACTGGGCTTGCTTACCTCACAATGCCTCTTGTCATACGCGGATTTTGAAAGGGAAAAATCCAGGAAGAATATCGTAAACACTTTAAATGTTTTACTTGAGAATAATTATATCCCCATTATCAACGAGAACGATACGGTGGCTACGGATGAGATCCAGTTTGGGGACAATGATAAACTCGCGGCTTTGACGGCCGGATTAATCAAGGCAGATCTTGTTATTATCGCAACCAATACCGACGGTATTTATACCAAAGAAAGCATTGGTATCGGCAGAAAGAAAACGATCATAAGTGTAAATGACCTTGCTTCACTGAGAAATGAAATAACAGACGGGAAGAGCTCTCAGGGAACAGGAGGGATGTTGTCGAAGATTGAAGCTGCAGAAATTTTAAGAGAAAAAAAAATAGATACCTGGATCCTGAATGGAATTGGTGATAATTTTATGATCAATGCCATCAATGACAGTATCCCGTTCACAAAAATATTAAATAAGACCGAATGA
- a CDS encoding glutamate-5-semialdehyde dehydrogenase, translating into MESILTAEQRNKVLLAMAELVRKKQKDILEANALDMSGFDQNDLAMYDRLKVDQGKIDGMILSLEQLAQQEDPLGVERFHFKHESGLHIYNKTASFGTVMIIYESRPDVTIEAGGIAFKSGNKILLKGGKEALNSNLAIVNLWHEALSQNGINKDWVTYLNYDRERTRAFLKQPDQKIDLIIPRGGERLIEFVKKHASCPVIVSGRGNNFVYVDKEADVEKALEIIVNAKTAKISACNALDKVLIHKGLSGHDGFVKELISKLKDFDVEIIGDNGLNEFEGVQAIGDESIWYQEFLDYKIVLADVNSPQEAVGMINKYGGGHSASIVTENKNEADFFLDAVDAAAVYHNASTRFTDGFQFGLGGELAISTDKLHQRGPIGLQHLVTNKWYVYGNGQIR; encoded by the coding sequence ATGGAATCGATATTGACTGCGGAGCAAAGGAATAAAGTCTTGTTAGCCATGGCAGAACTCGTTCGAAAAAAACAGAAGGATATTCTTGAAGCCAACGCTCTTGACATGTCGGGCTTTGATCAGAATGACCTGGCCATGTATGATCGTTTAAAAGTTGATCAGGGGAAAATAGACGGGATGATCCTGTCCCTGGAACAGCTGGCGCAGCAAGAAGATCCGCTAGGAGTGGAACGATTTCATTTTAAGCATGAGAGCGGACTCCATATCTATAATAAGACGGCTTCATTTGGAACGGTGATGATCATTTATGAATCAAGGCCGGATGTAACCATCGAAGCTGGCGGAATTGCTTTTAAATCAGGTAATAAAATTCTTCTCAAGGGAGGTAAGGAGGCTTTAAATTCAAATTTGGCGATTGTAAATTTATGGCATGAAGCACTTAGTCAAAACGGGATTAATAAAGATTGGGTGACCTATTTAAATTATGATCGTGAACGGACAAGAGCTTTTTTAAAGCAGCCTGATCAAAAAATCGACCTGATCATCCCTAGAGGAGGGGAGCGTTTGATTGAATTTGTGAAAAAACATGCCTCTTGCCCTGTGATCGTGAGCGGGAGGGGCAATAATTTTGTCTATGTTGATAAGGAGGCGGATGTAGAAAAAGCACTTGAAATTATTGTCAATGCCAAAACGGCTAAGATATCTGCCTGTAATGCTTTGGACAAGGTACTTATCCATAAAGGCCTATCCGGCCATGATGGATTTGTCAAAGAACTGATCAGTAAATTGAAAGATTTTGATGTGGAAATCATTGGCGATAATGGACTAAATGAGTTTGAAGGGGTTCAAGCCATTGGGGACGAGTCGATCTGGTATCAGGAATTTCTTGATTACAAGATCGTTCTGGCAGATGTAAATTCACCTCAGGAAGCTGTGGGAATGATCAATAAATATGGAGGAGGGCATTCGGCTTCGATTGTGACTGAAAATAAAAATGAGGCAGATTTCTTCCTCGACGCAGTTGATGCTGCCGCTGTTTATCATAATGCTTCCACCAGGTTTACGGATGGGTTTCAATTTGGTTTAGGCGGAGAATTAGCAATAAGTACAGATAAACTTCATCAAAGAGGCCCGATTGGCCTTCAGCATTTGGTGACCAATAAATGGTATGTATACGGAAATGGGCAAATCAGGTAA
- a CDS encoding aspartate aminotransferase family protein codes for MELFDVYPLYDVTPVSARGCYVFDDKGKKYLDLYGGHGVISIGHSHREYLKRLSEQLSKMGFYSNSIKNPLQEELARKLGEVSGCSDYNLFLCNSGAEANENALKMASFETGKKKIIAFHKAFHGRTSAAVAATDNLKINAPLNKQQEVVFLPLNDLNALETELKKGDAAAVIIEGIQGVGGLNQGTTEFFQALEHLCRQYGVVLILDEIQSGFGRSGKFFSFQHHGIQPDIISMAKGMGNGFPVGGILISDKIKASYGLLGTTFGGNHLACAAVLAVLEVISDEELMKNVNSISSYFLDRIKEVGQVKAIKGKGLMLGASFDFPVAELRKALIYEEGIFTGGSADPNLLRILPPLSVGKKEIDIFITALKNVLTKMLNHESS; via the coding sequence ATGGAATTATTTGATGTATATCCGCTTTATGATGTAACTCCTGTCAGCGCGAGGGGCTGCTATGTGTTTGACGATAAAGGGAAAAAATATCTCGACCTTTACGGCGGCCATGGAGTGATCTCAATAGGTCACAGTCATAGGGAATATCTAAAAAGATTGAGTGAGCAATTAAGCAAGATGGGATTCTATAGTAATTCCATAAAAAATCCGTTACAGGAAGAACTGGCAAGAAAGCTGGGTGAAGTATCGGGTTGTTCGGACTATAATTTGTTCCTCTGTAATTCAGGAGCAGAGGCCAACGAGAATGCACTTAAGATGGCCTCTTTTGAGACAGGGAAAAAGAAGATCATCGCTTTTCATAAAGCCTTTCACGGAAGGACATCAGCAGCGGTTGCAGCAACAGATAATTTGAAGATCAATGCTCCTTTGAACAAACAGCAGGAAGTGGTTTTTCTTCCTTTGAATGACTTGAACGCCCTGGAAACTGAATTGAAAAAGGGAGACGCAGCGGCAGTTATCATTGAAGGTATACAGGGAGTTGGCGGTTTGAATCAGGGGACCACTGAATTTTTTCAGGCTTTAGAGCATTTATGCAGACAGTACGGTGTAGTACTGATTCTGGATGAAATTCAATCCGGATTTGGAAGGAGTGGTAAATTCTTTTCATTTCAGCACCATGGAATTCAACCGGATATTATCAGTATGGCTAAGGGAATGGGAAACGGATTTCCTGTTGGAGGAATTCTGATTTCAGATAAGATCAAGGCTTCTTACGGTTTGCTGGGAACAACTTTTGGAGGTAATCATTTAGCATGTGCCGCTGTTTTGGCTGTTCTGGAAGTAATTTCTGATGAAGAATTGATGAAAAATGTAAATAGTATATCATCGTATTTTCTTGATAGAATAAAGGAGGTTGGTCAGGTAAAAGCGATTAAAGGAAAAGGCCTTATGCTTGGGGCGTCCTTTGATTTTCCCGTTGCGGAACTAAGGAAAGCCCTGATCTATGAAGAAGGTATCTTTACAGGAGGATCAGCAGATCCTAATCTATTGCGAATTTTACCCCCTCTGTCTGTAGGGAAGAAAGAAATAGACATTTTTATAACTGCCCTTAAAAATGTATTGACAAAAATGCTGAATCATGAATCTAGTTAA